A portion of the Clostridium gelidum genome contains these proteins:
- a CDS encoding patatin-like phospholipase family protein yields the protein MTGLVLEGGAFRGLFTAGVLDALLDIKAEIKYVIGVSAGATNAYSYVSKQRGRNLEIMERFMDNKRYISYGNLIKCKSLMDLDFVFDEIPNKHCIFDYKTLYEFDGKMLAGAFNIETGDVEYFDKDLLDKRGSILRASIAIPLMFPFEKINGQYYADGGLSEPIPVNKSIADGNNKNIIVLTRNEGYRKTKSKANEITYKIYKKKYPKLAKVLRDRYIKYNKQLDYCKELEENGKALIIRPTISMNISRFERDKNKLKAIYQNGYDLIIKDKEKILNYI from the coding sequence ATGACAGGACTTGTACTTGAAGGTGGAGCATTTAGAGGTTTGTTTACAGCGGGTGTTTTAGATGCGTTATTAGATATTAAAGCAGAAATAAAATATGTAATAGGGGTTTCAGCAGGAGCCACTAATGCTTATTCATATGTCTCTAAGCAAAGAGGTAGAAACTTAGAGATCATGGAAAGATTCATGGACAACAAAAGATATATTAGCTATGGAAATTTAATTAAATGTAAGTCTCTTATGGATTTAGATTTTGTATTTGATGAAATACCTAATAAGCATTGTATTTTTGACTATAAGACTTTATATGAATTTGATGGAAAGATGCTAGCCGGTGCTTTTAACATTGAAACTGGAGACGTTGAGTATTTTGATAAGGATTTATTAGATAAAAGAGGTTCAATTCTTAGAGCGAGTATAGCAATACCACTAATGTTTCCATTTGAAAAAATTAATGGACAATACTACGCAGATGGAGGACTTTCAGAACCTATACCAGTTAATAAATCAATAGCTGATGGCAATAATAAAAATATAATTGTTTTAACAAGAAATGAAGGATATAGAAAGACTAAATCTAAAGCTAATGAAATAACATATAAAATTTATAAAAAGAAATATCCTAAGCTAGCGAAGGTATTAAGAGACAGGTATATTAAATATAATAAGCAACTTGATTATTGCAAAGAATTAGAAGAGAACGGAAAAGCACTTATAATAAGACCAACTATAAGTATGAATATAAGTAGATTTGAAAGAGATAAAAATAAATTAAAAGCAATATATCAAAATGGATATGATTTAATTATAAAGGATAAAGAAAAGATACTAAATTATATTTAG
- a CDS encoding RNA polymerase sigma factor, producing MDIEEIVTRCKLGEKEAFRELLQTVEKKALATAYYLSGNKGIAEDILQETYMKCFLEINKLKDPKAFKVWFFKILVRTGWEMSKKQSVLVPLEITSENEELFCDKNQGRENAIDSYEIKYVMQNAVNNLSENLKTVVILYYYNDMSIEEISKVTGCFKATVKSRLFYARAALKKQLGSYFEEENEMRIVK from the coding sequence ATGGATATAGAAGAAATAGTAACGCGTTGCAAGCTTGGCGAAAAAGAAGCATTTCGCGAGCTTTTACAAACTGTAGAAAAAAAAGCATTAGCAACTGCTTATTATTTATCAGGAAATAAAGGAATTGCAGAAGACATACTTCAAGAAACGTATATGAAATGTTTTTTGGAAATAAACAAACTTAAAGATCCAAAGGCATTTAAAGTATGGTTCTTTAAGATACTTGTTCGAACAGGCTGGGAAATGTCAAAAAAACAATCAGTATTAGTTCCTCTAGAAATAACATCAGAAAACGAAGAATTATTTTGTGATAAAAATCAAGGCAGAGAGAATGCGATTGATAGTTACGAGATAAAGTATGTAATGCAAAATGCTGTTAATAATCTAAGCGAAAATTTAAAAACAGTGGTTATTCTCTATTACTATAATGATATGTCAATAGAGGAAATCTCAAAAGTTACAGGCTGCTTTAAGGCTACAGTAAAATCACGTTTATTTTATGCAAGAGCTGCTTTAAAAAAACAATTAGGCAGTTACTTTGAGGAAGAAAATGAAATGAGAATAGTTAAATAG